One segment of Ziziphus jujuba cultivar Dongzao chromosome 12, ASM3175591v1 DNA contains the following:
- the LOC107428731 gene encoding uncharacterized protein LOC107428731, which translates to MAANCARRTVQVSSGSVKTLLSFSSSPSSFASRASKLSGLAASKPNFASRFSVPKLRFSRIPVELASMQSLMPMHSVTAAALFTSLLSLHNNKWGCLSEGFATPL; encoded by the exons ATGGCGGCTAACTGTGCGAGACGAACGGTACAAGTTTCTTCAGGTTCCGTGAAAACCCTTTTGAGCTTTTCATCGTCACCATCATCCTTCGCTTCCAGAGCTTCTAAGTTGAGTGGACTTGCCGCTTCCAAGCCCAACTTTGCTTCTCGATTCTCTGTTCCCAAACTCAGATTCTCAAG AATTCCCGTGGAGTTGGCCAGCATGCAGTCTTTGATGCCGATGCACAGCGTCACTGCCGCTGCCTTATTCACTTCTCTGCTATCTTTGCACAATAACAAGTGGGGTTGTCTATCAGAAG GGTTTGCAACACCACTATAA
- the LOC107428728 gene encoding uncharacterized protein LOC107428728 yields the protein MATLAPGILLKLLNGMNTGVKATSEHRSSLLQVTDIVPADLDEKNLWPKHGFYIKVSDSSHSIYVSLPTEQDDFVLSNKMQLGQFIYVDRLEPGDPVPVVKGAKPLPGRHPLVGTPEPLMGLREKGEKNERMSNSKASSHRRGSWGTGLIGGDGVSSPLVLKPVPLDFDQCTPVKERAASSVRTITGLSMSPMIRGRKDGTPGTGVRSSFGGGLLAKMVETKGESPAALRKSCAVPSALKFPRSKSVCEREPKISISPFNSAEKKSSTPPPRLRNPKVATSLNMAGDAQDSSNSKTTEPQPQSANSSADNSTSLHMNLPGKLSILGKEAVQQRETAQKIALQALRDASATEALVRSLKLFSNLTKTARGDSPAACFDRFLEFHHQIVQAVTDMVSIQAATLATDVPQNPNAKRKDADDDSSVLNEITHNASNPELNSSKRSALYKSVAVIPERGELKTNIGKLLRTSSSSSSNNNNKVSSSERKAISTTSVGKLALESIGENDENKKPGGGGGGGRGSCSLSTTIKLGKQIETEAGNWFMEFLEKALETGMKKQKGMADGEAKKVPQSLILKVINWVEVEQCDSSKRPVHPKAAQIARKLRIKMKNP from the exons ATGGCTACTTTGGCACCGGGAATTCTGTTGAAGCTTCTAAACGGAATGAATACAGGGGTGAAGGCGACCAGCGAGCACCGGAGCTCGCTTTTGCAGGTGACGGATATTGTTCCGGCCGACCTAGACGAGAAGAATCTGTGGCCCAAACACGGGTTCTACATAAAAGTCTCGGATTCTTCGCACTCGATTTATGTCAGTCTTCCTACAGAACAAGATGATTTCGTCCTCAGCAACAAAATGCAGCTTGGACAGTTTATCTACGTTGATAGATTGGAGCCTGGTGACCCGGTTCCGGTCGTTAAAGGCGCGAAACCACTTCCCGGTCGTCACCCGTTGGTGGGCACACCGGAACCGTTGATGGGTCTTAGAGAGAAGGGAGAGAAAAATGAGCGAATGTCCAATTCAAAGGCCTCTTCTCATAGAAGAGGTTCTTGGGGGACAGGCCTAATCGGGGGTGATGGGGTTTCATCTCCTTTGGTTTTGAAGCCGGTTCCTTTGGATTTTGATCAGTGTACGCCAGTTAAAGAGCGCGCCGCTAGCTCGGTTAGGACCATTACGGGTCTCTCAATGTCTCCGATGATCAGAGGGAGAAAGGATGGAACTCCCGGTACCGGAGTTCGGAGTTCGTTTGGTGGTGGACTTTTGGCTAAGATGGTGGAGACAAAAGGAGAAAGTCCTGCAGCGTTAAGAAAGAGCTGTGCTGTCCCTTCCGCGTTGAAGTTTCCCAGGAGCAAGAGTGTCTgcgagagagagccaaaaatctCAATTAGTCCCTTCAACTCAGCT GAAAAGAAAAGCTCAACTCCACCACCAAGGTTAAGGAATCCAAAAGTTGCAACTTCACTCAACATGGCTGGGGATGCTCAGGATTCCTCCAACTCAAAAACGACTGAACCACAACCTCAGTCTGCTAATTCATCTGCTGATAACAGCACCAGCCTCCACATGAATTTACCTGGGAAATTAAGCATTCTTGGCAAG GAAGCTGTACAGCAGAGAGAAACAGCTCAGAAAATTGCCCTTCAAGCACTAAGAGATGCTTCAGCAACAGAGGCATTAGTCAGATCTCTCAA GCTGTTTTCCAACTTGACCAAAACAGCAAGAGGAGATTCCCCAGCAGCCTGCTTTGATCGGTTTCTGGAATTCCATCACCAAATTGTCCAAGCAGTGACTGATATGGTCTCAATTCAAGCAGCTACTTTAGCCACTGATGTGCCTCAAAACCCGAATGCCAAACGAAAAGATGCAGATGATGATTCTTCTGTTCTGAACGAAATTACACACAACGCTTCCAACCCAGAATTGAATTCATCAAAAAGGTCTGCATTGTATAAATCAGTTGCAGTCATTCCTGAAAGAGGTGAACTGAAGACAAATATTGGAAAATTGCTGAGAacaagtagtagtagtagtagtaataacaacaacaagGTATCGTCGTCGGAAAGGAAAGCAATTTCCACCACCTCAGTTGGAAAACTGGCActagaaagtattggtgagaatgatgaaaacaagaaaccaggaggaggaggaggaggaggacgaGGGAGTTGCAGTTTAAGCACTACGATCAAATTGGGTAAACAGATTGAAACAGAAGCTGGAAACTGGTTTATGGAGTTCTTAGAGAAAGCTTTGGAGACAGGAATGAAGAAACAGAAAGGGATGGCAGATGGGGAAGCTAAGAAAGTTCCTCAGTCTCTTATACTGAAAGTTATTAACTGGGTTGAGGTAGAACAGTGTGATAGTAGTAAGCGACCAGTACATCCTAAAGCAGCACAAATAGCTCGGAAGTTGAGGATCAAAATGaagaatccataa
- the LOC125420305 gene encoding uncharacterized protein LOC125420305 isoform X2 → MDLLQNYGDPDPDISPESSPPRVIPSKSSAPKVDDTLLALTVANAHRSASKPIDPTQHAVTFNPKYDQLWTPIYGPSHPYAKDGIAQGMRNHKLGFVENASIEPFVFDEQYNTFHKYGYAADPSASAGYNYVGDFDTLQKNDGISVYNIPQSEQKKRKIEKKKQKEMEMDEDENEEVDTVEVENPASDTWLMRNRKSPWAGKKEGLQTELTEEQKKYAEEYAKKKGEERGGEKGEIVADKTTFHGKEERDYQGRSWISPPKDAKATNDHCYIPKRLVHTWSGHTKGVAAIRFFPKHGHLILSAGMDTKVKIWDVFNTGKCMRTYMGHSKAVRDICFSNDGTKFLSAGYDKNIKYWDTETGQVISTFSTGKVPYVVKLNPDEDKQNILLAGMSDKKIVQWDMNTGQITQEYDQHLGAVNTITFVDNNRRFVTSSDDKSLRVWEFGIPVVIKYISEPHMHSMPSISLHPNANWLAAQSMDNQILIYSTREKFQLNKKKRFAGHVVAGYACQVNFSPDGRFVMSGDGEGKCWFWDWKTCKVFRTLKCHEGVCIGAEWHPLEQSKVATCGWDGLIKYW, encoded by the coding sequence atGGATCTTCTGCAAAACTATGGAGACCCAGATCCAGATATCTCTCCAGAATCATCCCCACCCCGTGTCATCCCTTCCAAATCCTCAGCCCCAAAAGTAGACGATACCCTCCTAGCTCTCACCGTCGCAAATGCCCACCGATCCGCTTCCAAACCCATCGACCCGACCCAACATGCCGTAACCTTCAACCCCAAATACGACCAGCTCTGGACCCCTATCTATGGCCCTTCTCATCCATACGCCAAAGACGGCATTGCCCAAGGCATGCGAAACCACAAGCTCGGCTTCGTCGAGAACGCTTCCATCGAACCCTTTGTGTTCGACGAGCAGTACAACACTTTCCACAAGTATGGCTATGCGGCCGACCCTTCTGCCTCTGCTGGGTACAACTATGTGGGAGATTTCGATACCCTTCAGAAGAATGATGGTATTTCTGTTTATAATATCCCACAAAGCGAACAGAAAAAGAGGAAGAttgagaagaagaagcagaaggagatggagatggatGAGGATGAGAATGAAGAGGTTGATACAGTTGAGGTTGAGAATCCTGCAAGCGATACTTGGTTGATGAGGAACAGAAAGAGTCCATGGGCTGGGAAAAAGGAAGGTTTGCAAACTGAGTTAACAGAGGAGCAGAAGAAGTATGCTGAAGAGTATGCAAAGAAGAAAGGTGAGGAGAGAGGTGGTGAGAAGGGAGAGATTGTTGCTGATAAGACTACTTTCCAtggaaaagaggagagagattATCAGGGTAGGTCTTGGATTTCTCCTCCAAAGGATGCTAAGGCTACCAATGATCATTGTTATATACCAAAAAGGTTGGTTCACACTTGGAGTGGGCATACAAAGGGTGTTGCTGCAATTAGATTCTTCCCCAAACATGGGCATTTGATTCTCTCTGCTGGGATGGATACTAAGGTAAAGATTTGGGATGTTTTCAATACTGGTAAATGTATGAGAACTTATATGGGTCATTCTAAAGCTGTTAGGGATATTTGTTTCTCTAATGATGGAACTAAGTTCTTGAGTGCTGGGTATGATAAGAATATTAAGTATTGGGATACTGAAACCGGGCAAGTCATATCGACTTTCTCGACGGGGAAGGTTCCTTATGTGGTAAAACTTAACCCTGATGAAGATAAACAGAACATTTTGTTGGCTGGAATGAGTGACAAGAAGATTGTTCAGTGGGATATGAACACTGGACAGATTACACAAGAGTATGATCAGCATTTAGGTGCTGTGAATACCATTACATTTGTTGATAATAATAGGAGGTTTGTTACTTCTAGTGATGACAAATCGCTTCGAGTTTGGGAGTTTGGTATCCCTGTGGTTATTAAGTATATTAGTGAGCCTCATATGCACTCTATGCCATCTATTTCACTCCACCCCAATGCGAATTGGCTTGCTGCGCAGAGTATGGACAATCAGATTCTTATTTACAGTACCAGGGAGAAATTTCAACTCAACAAGAAGAAGAGATTTGCTGGGCATGTTGTTGCTGGTTATGCTTGTCAGGTCAATTTCTCACCTGATGGACGGTTTGTTATGTCTGGAGATGGTGAGGGTAAATGTTGGTTTTGGGATTGGAAGACTTGCAAAGTGTTCAGAACTCTCAAGTGTCATGAGGGAGTATGCATTGGGGCTGAGTGGCATCCATTGGAGCAAAGTAAAGTAGCAACATGCGGCTGGGATGGCTTGATCAAGTATTGGTAA
- the LOC125420305 gene encoding uncharacterized protein LOC125420305 isoform X1, whose product MDLLQNYGDPDPDISPESSPPRVIPSKSSAPKVDDTLLALTVANAHRSASKPIDPTQHAVTFNPKYDQLWTPIYGPSHPYAKDGIAQGMRNHKLGFVENASIEPFVFDEQYNTFHKYGYAADPSASAGYNYVGDFDTLQKNDGISVYNIPQSEQKKRKIEKKKQKEMEMDEDENEEVDTVEVENPASDTWLMRNRKSPWAGKKEGLQTELTEEQKKYAEEYAKKKGEERGGEKGEIVADKTTFHGKEERDYQGRSWISPPKDAKATNDHCYIPKRLVHTWSGHTKGVAAIRFFPKHGHLILSAGMDTKVKIWDVFNTGKCMRTYMGHSKAVRDICFSNDGTKFLSAGYDKNIKYWDTETGQVISTFSTGKVPYVVKLNPDEDKQNILLAGMSDKKIVQWDMNTGQITQEYDQHLGAVNTITFVDNNRRFVTSSDDKSLRVWEFGIPVVIKYISEPHMHSMPSISLHPNANWLAAQSMDNQILIYSTREKFQLNKKKRFAGHVVAGYACQVNFSPDGRFVMSGDGEGKCWFWDWKTCKVFRTLKCHEGVCIGAEWHPLEQSKVATCGWDGLIKYWD is encoded by the exons atGGATCTTCTGCAAAACTATGGAGACCCAGATCCAGATATCTCTCCAGAATCATCCCCACCCCGTGTCATCCCTTCCAAATCCTCAGCCCCAAAAGTAGACGATACCCTCCTAGCTCTCACCGTCGCAAATGCCCACCGATCCGCTTCCAAACCCATCGACCCGACCCAACATGCCGTAACCTTCAACCCCAAATACGACCAGCTCTGGACCCCTATCTATGGCCCTTCTCATCCATACGCCAAAGACGGCATTGCCCAAGGCATGCGAAACCACAAGCTCGGCTTCGTCGAGAACGCTTCCATCGAACCCTTTGTGTTCGACGAGCAGTACAACACTTTCCACAAGTATGGCTATGCGGCCGACCCTTCTGCCTCTGCTGGGTACAACTATGTGGGAGATTTCGATACCCTTCAGAAGAATGATGGTATTTCTGTTTATAATATCCCACAAAGCGAACAGAAAAAGAGGAAGAttgagaagaagaagcagaaggagatggagatggatGAGGATGAGAATGAAGAGGTTGATACAGTTGAGGTTGAGAATCCTGCAAGCGATACTTGGTTGATGAGGAACAGAAAGAGTCCATGGGCTGGGAAAAAGGAAGGTTTGCAAACTGAGTTAACAGAGGAGCAGAAGAAGTATGCTGAAGAGTATGCAAAGAAGAAAGGTGAGGAGAGAGGTGGTGAGAAGGGAGAGATTGTTGCTGATAAGACTACTTTCCAtggaaaagaggagagagattATCAGGGTAGGTCTTGGATTTCTCCTCCAAAGGATGCTAAGGCTACCAATGATCATTGTTATATACCAAAAAGGTTGGTTCACACTTGGAGTGGGCATACAAAGGGTGTTGCTGCAATTAGATTCTTCCCCAAACATGGGCATTTGATTCTCTCTGCTGGGATGGATACTAAGGTAAAGATTTGGGATGTTTTCAATACTGGTAAATGTATGAGAACTTATATGGGTCATTCTAAAGCTGTTAGGGATATTTGTTTCTCTAATGATGGAACTAAGTTCTTGAGTGCTGGGTATGATAAGAATATTAAGTATTGGGATACTGAAACCGGGCAAGTCATATCGACTTTCTCGACGGGGAAGGTTCCTTATGTGGTAAAACTTAACCCTGATGAAGATAAACAGAACATTTTGTTGGCTGGAATGAGTGACAAGAAGATTGTTCAGTGGGATATGAACACTGGACAGATTACACAAGAGTATGATCAGCATTTAGGTGCTGTGAATACCATTACATTTGTTGATAATAATAGGAGGTTTGTTACTTCTAGTGATGACAAATCGCTTCGAGTTTGGGAGTTTGGTATCCCTGTGGTTATTAAGTATATTAGTGAGCCTCATATGCACTCTATGCCATCTATTTCACTCCACCCCAATGCGAATTGGCTTGCTGCGCAGAGTATGGACAATCAGATTCTTATTTACAGTACCAGGGAGAAATTTCAACTCAACAAGAAGAAGAGATTTGCTGGGCATGTTGTTGCTGGTTATGCTTGTCAGGTCAATTTCTCACCTGATGGACGGTTTGTTATGTCTGGAGATGGTGAGGGTAAATGTTGGTTTTGGGATTGGAAGACTTGCAAAGTGTTCAGAACTCTCAAGTGTCATGAGGGAGTATGCATTGGGGCTGAGTGGCATCCATTGGAGCAAAGTAAAGTAGCAACATGCGGCTGGGATGGCTTGATCAAGTATTG GGATTAG